One Vicia villosa cultivar HV-30 ecotype Madison, WI linkage group LG5, Vvil1.0, whole genome shotgun sequence genomic window, ttcaagtcacatattacaattgacgacttgcaagagatttttgaccaggatcaactaggcgtcagtaatatgcaatcatacatccggtaatattcactcatccgatatattatttaattagtcccacaatataatttatttacacttttcaataaaaagaatctaatgtttattatgtttttatttaaggttgttgtatgacagagtgttgcgcgggactgcattgtctaacagattccggttcgtgtcttccgcccattgcagcggaatggaaattgtttcggatccggaatctgttagacagcgcttagtcgatagattcatgtccaccggcaatacagaatgtctgcatctttgggcgtataatacccgaccagtagggttagtttctcattctttattcatctaatctctgtttctttagtgtatagcaatattttcatataacctattgttttaatttatagagcacactggttgctgcttgctatcaacccgataagggaagtcgtgtattatctgaattcggtaaagggtgaatggaccaattatccggccatgaaggaaatcgttgatttgtaagtgggatcgttctaaatatatattcgtgtatatttatatatttacttatttgtgggattgatctaaacatatgcttttatatatttgttaattagatcaatacaagtattccgtagtcaacgggacgcacaggtatcccggactaaatcaaacaacatcacctggatcgaagtgcaggtacattacttttcacaaatttgcttataatatttatgctacttggtaaaacaagacaacttatatagaatcttatttgtttttctatgtagtgtccgatacagcgtaacagttcagactgcggatactttgtattgaggtttatgaaagaaatcattcaggcgaatcaattagagattcctcccacggtataaagttataacttaagataatttcatataatttattacatttacctaaatatattattcatattatgtttttgttttatagtaccttgacgaattccgtgctgctgggtactcgaagctaaagttagaagaaatcaaagaggaattgtgtcaattttatattaagcaatttttcatgcagatttgaactataatattgttgattttgtaatgatgtatatatataattttgtaatgatgtatatatataattttggatattataatggtatatattagtatatat contains:
- the LOC131602615 gene encoding uncharacterized protein LOC131602615, with product MEIVSDPESVRQRLVDRFMSTGNTECLHLWAYNTRPVGAHWLLLAINPIREVVYYLNSVKGEWTNYPAMKEIVDLSIQVFRSQRDAQVSRTKSNNITWIEVQCPIQRNSSDCGYFVLRFMKEIIQANQLEIPPTYLDEFRAAGYSKLKLEEIKEELCQFYIKQFFMQI